A region of Lycium barbarum isolate Lr01 chromosome 1, ASM1917538v2, whole genome shotgun sequence DNA encodes the following proteins:
- the LOC132644031 gene encoding RNA-binding protein Y14A-like: MANAAEEAVDFEPEEDDLMDEDVEGGSPSRAQIPKLKSAITGGGGSSGSSKKIKGRGFREETAEAERNARLSARFDSLDTQGGPGPERSIEGWIILVTGVNEEAQEDDLHNTFGEFGEIKNLHLNLDRRSGFVKGYALIEYENFEEAERAITEMDGNELLTQTIHVDWAFSKGPFRRRNARRRSPRSHRSRSPRRRF; encoded by the exons ATGGCGAACGCGGCAGAGGAGGCTGTAGATTTCGAGCCAGAAGAAGATGATCTGATGGACGAAGACGTTGAGGGCGGGTCACCGTCTAGGGCACAAATACCAAAGCTAAAATCAGCCATTACAGGTGGCGGTGGTTCTTCTGGTTCatcaaagaaaataaaagggaGAGGTTTCCGTGAAGAGACAGCTGAGGCTGAAAGGAATGCTCGTCTTTCTGCCAGATTTGATTCTCTTGACACCCAAGGTGGCCCTGGACCTGAACGAT CCATTGAAGGATGGATTATTTTAGTCACTGGAGTTAATGAGGAGGCACAAGAAGATGATCTTCATAATACATTTGGTGAATTCGGGGAGATCAAGAATTTGCATTTGAATCTGGATCGTCGTTCTGGATTTGTCAAG GGTTATGCACTTATTGAATATGAAAACTTTGAAGAAGCAGAGAGAGCTATCACTGAAATGGATGGGAATGAGCTGCTCACTCAGACTATACATGTCGATTGGGCATTCAGCAAAGGTCCTTTTAGAAGGAGAAATGCTAGGAGGAG GTCGCCACGTAGTCATCGTTCTAGAAGTCCCAGGAGGAGATTCTAA
- the LOC132644037 gene encoding protein PSK SIMULATOR 1-like, translating to MGGLCSRRATTENTTGRSIPHVNGHFNYGAGTVYQSHSLPTQANNDSTQSPPGENTEKQPIEPAFSFPELNAASHGVDMDDINNDGIPRLSRALSNKTRSTRSKQVAMAKVSEVSTLLGRAGTVGLGKAVDVLDTLGSSMTNLNLSGGFASSMATKGNKIAILAFEVANTVVKGANLMYSLSKENIKHLKEVVLPSEGVQLLISKDMDELFRIAAADKRDELKIFSCEVVRFGNSCKDPQWHNLDRYFEKLESELTPHKQLKEEAETVMLHLMTLVQYTAELYHELHALDRIEQDCRRKAQEEDTSNATQRGDSLAILRAELKSQKKHVKSLQKKSLWSRILEEVMEKLVDIVHFLHLEIHAAFGSTDGDRPIKNNHQRLGSAGLALHYANIITQIDTLVTRSGSVPPNTRDALYQGLPPSIKSALRFKLQSFQLKEELSVQQIKAEMEKTLQWLVPMATNTTKAHHGFGWVGEWANTGKPAGQTDLLRIETLYHADKEKTEAYILDLVVWLHYLVTQSRSSTNGGIRSPVKSPSYYANQKMNQLTHKPSSPSPALTVEDQEMLRDVSKRKLTPGISKSQEFDTARTRLSKFHRLSKSSNHSPIRETRKDPFPVRRPSSVPVIDFDIDRLKALDVIDRVDMIRGA from the exons ATGGGTGGCCTTTGCTCTAGAAGAGCCACCACTGAGAATACAACAGGTCGTTCCATACCACATGTCAACGGTCACTTTAACTATGGTGCTGGAACAGTTTATCAGTCGCATAGTTTGCCCACACAGGCAAATAATGATTCTACACAATCTCCACCTGGTGAAAACACAGAAAAGCAACCAATAGAACCAGCATTCTCTTTTCCGGAGTTGAATGCAGCTTCTCATGGGGTTGATATGGATGATATCAACAATGATGGAATTCCTCGATTGTCTAGGGCTTTATCAAATAAAACCAGATCAACAAGGTCAAAGCAAGTCGCCATGGCAAAG GTTTCAGAAGTGAGTACACTTTTGGGCAGAGCTGGTACAGTGGGGCTTGGCAAGGCGGTAGATGTGTTGGACACTCTAGGTAGCAGCATGACAAATTTAAACCTAAGTGGTGGCTTTGCATCCAGCATGGCAACCAAGGGAAATAAAATTGCAATTTTGGCATTTGAAGTTGCAAATACAGTTGTTAAGGGTGCCAATCTTATGTATTCCCTTTCAAAAGAGAACATTAAGCATCTGAAAGAGGTGGTTCTCCCTTCTGAAGGTGTGCAGCTGTTGATATCAAAAGATATGGATGAGCTCTTCAGAATTGCTGCAGCAGATAAAAG GGATGAACTGAAAATATTCTCTTGTGAAGTGGTTCGCTTTGGAAATAGTTGCAAAGATCCTCAATGGCACAACTTAGACCGTTACTTTGAGAA GTTGGAATCAGAATTGACACCTCATAAACAATTAAAAGAAGAAGCCGAGACTGTGATGCTGCACTTAATGACCTTGGTACAGTATACAGCT GAACTTTACCATGAATTGCATGCATTGGACAGAATTGAACAAGATTGTCGACGTAAAGCCCAAGAAGAGGATACTTCAAATGCTACTCAGAGAG GAGATAGTCTTGCAATTTTGAGAGCAGAgttgaaaagtcaaaagaaacATGTTAAAAGTCTGCAAAAGAAGTCTCTCTGGTCCAGGATATTGGAAGAG GTGATGGAAAAGCTTGTGGACATTGTTCACTTCCTCCATTTGGAGATCCATGCTGCATTTGGCAGCACAG ATGGAGACCGACCAATAAAAAACAACCATCAGAGATTAGGATCTGCTGGTCTTGCATTACATTATGCGAATATCATTACTCAGATTGATACGCTT GTCACTCGATCAGGTTCGGTGCCCCCAAATACAAGAGATGCTTTATACCAAGGGTTGCCACCAAGCATTAAGTCAGCTTTACGATTCAAATTACAATCCTTCCAGCTCAAGGAAGAG TTATCTGTGCAACAAATCAAGGCTGAAATGGAGAAAACACTGCAGTGGCTTGTTCCCATGGCAACCAATACAACCAA GGCCCACCATGGCTTTGGATGGGTTGGAGAATGGGCAAATACAGG GAAACCTGCTGGCCAGACTGATCTACTTCGAATTGAGACACTCTATCATGCCGATAAAGAGAAAACCGAAGCTTATATTCTCGACCTAGTGGTGTGGCTTCATTATCTTGTCACTCAGTCAAGAAGTTCTACAAATGGTGGAATCAGATCTCCTGTGAAATCTCCATCCTATTATGCTAATCAAAAGATGAATCAGTTAACACACAAACCAAGTTCTCCATCTCCCGCATTAACAGTTGAAGACCAAGAAATGCTTCGGGATGTAAGCAAGAGAAAACTGACTCCTGGAATTAGCAAATCTCAAGAGTTTGATACTGCGAGAACAAGGTTGAGCAAGTTCCACAGGCTGAGCAAGAGTAGTAACCATTCCCCTATACGTGAAACCAGGAAGGATCCCTTTCCCGTCAGGAGACCGTCTTCTGTTCCGGTGATCGACTTTGACATTGATCGGCTCAAAGCTTTGGATGTCATCGATAGAGTGGATATGATTCGAGGTGCATAA